One stretch of Candidatus Woesearchaeota archaeon DNA includes these proteins:
- a CDS encoding transcription factor S codes for MKFCKKCGSLMMPRKNEFVCGCGYKEESTGSTKLHETTT; via the coding sequence ATGAAATTTTGTAAAAAATGTGGCAGTTTAATGATGCCTCGGAAAAATGAATTTGTATGTGGTTGTGGTTACAAAGAAGAATCAACAGGATCCACAAAACTTCATGAAACAACCACT